One segment of Nitrospirota bacterium DNA contains the following:
- a CDS encoding PilZ domain-containing protein — translation MKCINERRSYPRQSYELPLKYSLSILDVFDLKKVVSTGVSLDISRKGLGIYADFPVENGHVLRFIENTSKDMKEKKLAIVRWVKRDGKKLRAGLEFV, via the coding sequence ATGAAATGCATTAATGAAAGGCGTAGTTATCCACGTCAGTCTTATGAGTTGCCTCTGAAATATTCTTTAAGTATCCTGGATGTGTTTGACCTGAAAAAGGTTGTGAGCACAGGTGTATCCTTAGATATAAGCAGGAAGGGTCTTGGGATTTATGCGGATTTTCCAGTCGAAAATGGACATGTGCTGAGATTTATTGAAAACACGTCAAAGGATATGAAGGAAAAGAAACTGGCTATAGTAAGGTGGGTAAAAAGGGATGGAAAAAAACTTAGGGCTGGTCTGGAATTTGTTTAG
- a CDS encoding HD-GYP domain-containing protein — KSPWTRGHSERVTEYALKIGRALGLSDGEMEKLRIAGLLHDIGKIGTYDGVLDKPGQLTDEEYEVVKRHPGKGADVLSPISQLGDIIPWIRGHHERYDGKGYPDGLKGEEIPLQARILSVADAYDSMTAERPYRKTPGREKAIEELKRYSGIQFDPEVVDIFLKVLESGKV, encoded by the coding sequence AAGTCTCCCTGGACAAGGGGCCATTCTGAGAGAGTTACAGAATATGCATTAAAAATAGGGAGGGCGCTGGGGCTCTCTGATGGTGAGATGGAGAAGTTAAGGATTGCCGGTCTCCTGCACGATATAGGCAAGATAGGCACTTATGATGGGGTGCTTGATAAGCCAGGGCAATTGACAGATGAAGAATACGAAGTGGTAAAGAGGCATCCAGGAAAGGGTGCGGATGTGCTTTCGCCTATAAGTCAACTCGGAGACATAATCCCATGGATTAGAGGGCATCATGAAAGATACGATGGCAAAGGGTATCCTGACGGCCTTAAAGGGGAAGAGATACCACTTCAGGCGAGGATACTATCTGTTGCAGATGCCTACGACTCCATGACAGCCGAGAGGCCATATAGAAAAACCCCTGGCAGAGAAAAGGCAATCGAGGAATTGAAAAGGTATTCAGGGATACAGTTTGACCCGGAGGTTGTGGATATATTCTTGAAGGTATTAGAAAGTGGTAAGGTATAA
- a CDS encoding YjbH domain-containing protein, with protein MSSFKIALLFFAFLIVYLYPSITVAAEPAYWGGTGLVEVPTARVIEDGELRLGISHAFPYRWYYASIGYFPGLEINGRLTSLLNLQASDDPVWRNYGKFKDRAIDLKYQIFDESKVFPAIAVGLQDIQGTRLFPSKYIALSRLIHPFDITVGYGLERLKGPFGGVEVHVTQKLSLMAEYNPIKYEKDRVNIADKASSKINFGARFKIWKGLMLGLSLHRGENVGVMVNYSFTLGKPILPHKPDYPYTAPVDRRPLSERGETEPVEKIRDALVKQGFHNVRVFIKGKEIYAEFENTKYLSETKAFGRVLRTVIALSPEDIQKVHAISEIKGVPVTTVSLSPEHFFDFLDGKLTKEDLARIVTITTKSPDLEDNITEARQQKIKRLTYGIEPVVETFLNDPSGFIKYRAGIDLWADYFLTEGTSLYARYKIPVAGDIKTSAAPTNEHPVRSDIADYKHNNPRLEILSLNKFMRLGENNYARISAGYIEPMFAGIGGEALHLIKGGRLALGIEADFAKKRDPKDSFALKGITTHSVLGEIYWSLVDIGFVTRIEAGRFLAGDKGIRIETTRYFRGASVSFWYTITDTSNFSGYNRGYHDKGVKITIPARVFFDHDSKILYKYTLSPWTRDVGQRIAHREELYPMLKGFMPAEIEEHIEELIGEEVINGQR; from the coding sequence AAGTCCCCACCGCAAGAGTCATAGAGGATGGCGAGCTAAGGCTTGGAATTTCTCACGCCTTCCCTTACCGCTGGTATTATGCCTCTATCGGGTATTTCCCGGGCCTTGAGATAAATGGAAGGCTTACTTCCCTTCTCAACCTTCAGGCATCTGACGACCCTGTCTGGAGAAATTACGGGAAATTCAAAGACAGGGCAATAGATTTAAAGTATCAGATCTTCGATGAGAGTAAGGTATTCCCTGCTATAGCTGTAGGCCTCCAGGACATTCAGGGCACCCGACTTTTCCCATCCAAATACATTGCACTGAGCCGCCTTATCCATCCCTTTGACATCACAGTCGGGTATGGTCTCGAACGCCTCAAAGGCCCGTTTGGCGGCGTTGAGGTGCATGTAACCCAGAAGCTCTCTTTAATGGCAGAATACAACCCTATCAAATATGAAAAAGATAGGGTTAATATTGCAGATAAGGCATCTTCGAAAATAAATTTTGGGGCAAGATTTAAAATATGGAAAGGGCTCATGCTCGGCTTATCCCTTCACAGGGGAGAAAATGTAGGAGTTATGGTTAATTACTCTTTTACCCTTGGAAAGCCCATCCTCCCACATAAACCCGACTATCCCTACACCGCGCCTGTTGATAGAAGGCCATTGAGTGAAAGGGGAGAGACAGAGCCTGTGGAAAAAATAAGAGATGCCCTGGTAAAGCAGGGCTTTCATAATGTGAGGGTTTTCATAAAAGGCAAGGAAATTTATGCGGAGTTTGAAAACACAAAGTATCTTTCTGAGACAAAGGCCTTTGGAAGGGTTTTGAGGACTGTTATTGCTCTTTCGCCTGAAGATATTCAAAAAGTCCATGCAATATCAGAGATAAAAGGAGTCCCTGTGACAACTGTATCACTCAGCCCTGAACACTTCTTTGATTTCCTCGATGGAAAACTTACAAAAGAAGACCTTGCAAGGATTGTGACTATTACTACTAAGTCACCTGATTTAGAAGACAATATCACAGAGGCAAGGCAGCAGAAGATAAAACGACTTACTTACGGTATAGAGCCAGTCGTTGAGACTTTTCTTAATGACCCCTCGGGTTTTATAAAATACAGGGCAGGCATCGACCTCTGGGCGGATTATTTTCTTACAGAGGGCACAAGCCTTTATGCGAGATACAAGATTCCTGTGGCCGGAGATATCAAGACATCTGCAGCGCCAACAAATGAACATCCGGTCAGGAGCGATATTGCGGATTACAAGCATAACAATCCGAGGCTTGAGATACTCAGCCTTAATAAATTTATGAGGCTCGGAGAAAATAATTATGCCCGCATCAGCGCAGGCTACATCGAGCCGATGTTTGCAGGCATTGGCGGAGAAGCTCTGCATTTAATCAAAGGTGGACGTTTAGCTCTGGGCATTGAGGCAGACTTTGCAAAAAAGAGAGACCCTAAAGACTCCTTTGCATTAAAAGGAATCACTACACATTCTGTCCTCGGAGAAATCTACTGGAGCCTGGTGGATATAGGCTTTGTTACAAGAATCGAGGCAGGCAGGTTCCTCGCTGGAGACAAGGGAATAAGGATAGAGACAACGAGGTATTTCAGAGGAGCATCTGTGAGTTTCTGGTATACAATTACTGATACGAGCAATTTTTCAGGCTATAACCGCGGCTATCATGATAAAGGGGTTAAAATAACAATACCGGCCAGGGTGTTTTTTGACCATGATTCAAAAATCCTTTATAAGTATACCCTATCACCCTGGACCAGAGATGTGGGCCAGAGGATTGCGCATCGTGAGGAATTATATCCTATGCTGAAAGGTTTTATGCCCGCTGAGATAGAGGAACACATAGAAGAACTTATAGGAGAAGAGGTTATCAACGGCCAGAGGTGA
- a CDS encoding sulfite exporter TauE/SafE family protein yields the protein MIEINILITVFAAFAAAAMTLMTGFGLGTVLTPVFLIFYDVKIAILIVAVVHLANNLLKVSLFGRHISKDILKRFGVLTLIGAFIGAFFQGKMDSSVVKVLLGIVLIFLGLKETTAFGEKLRLPQKIDFIGGFLSGLLGGFVGNQGAIRSAYLLNYQISKEAFIVTAATIASIVDITRIPVYAFSNRQALLDNMSILLITVAAAYAGTLTGKKILKSISLKAFKKYVAFAVIAIGALLSLKII from the coding sequence GTGATTGAGATAAATATCTTAATCACTGTTTTTGCAGCATTTGCAGCAGCAGCCATGACACTTATGACAGGGTTCGGACTGGGAACAGTCCTTACTCCTGTCTTTCTCATATTTTATGATGTAAAGATTGCCATCCTGATTGTGGCTGTCGTGCATCTCGCCAACAACCTCCTGAAGGTCTCTCTGTTCGGAAGGCATATAAGCAAGGATATTTTGAAGAGGTTCGGTGTTCTAACCCTGATTGGAGCATTCATCGGCGCATTCTTTCAGGGCAAAATGGATTCATCAGTGGTAAAGGTTCTGCTCGGTATCGTGCTGATATTCCTCGGTCTGAAAGAAACAACCGCATTTGGCGAAAAACTGAGGCTACCTCAAAAGATTGACTTCATCGGAGGTTTTTTATCTGGCCTCCTCGGAGGTTTTGTTGGAAACCAGGGGGCAATAAGAAGTGCATATCTGCTTAATTACCAGATATCAAAAGAGGCATTTATTGTTACAGCAGCAACGATTGCATCAATAGTGGATATAACACGCATACCTGTTTATGCCTTTTCAAACAGACAGGCCCTGCTTGACAATATGTCAATCTTGCTAATAACAGTTGCTGCAGCATATGCAGGGACGCTCACAGGGAAAAAAATCCTCAAAAGTATTTCACTTAAGGCCTTTAAGAAATACGTAGCCTTTGCAGTGATCGCTATAGGCGCGCTTCTATCACTTAAAATAATTTAA
- a CDS encoding helix-turn-helix transcriptional regulator, with protein sequence MIRDFFLGFIKIHILHHTAREPVYGLWLIEELGRHGYKLSPGTLYPILHKLEEERLLKSYSENVGGKIRKYYRTTPKGIKALSQIKEKITELMSEVME encoded by the coding sequence ATGATAAGAGACTTCTTTTTGGGCTTTATAAAAATTCACATCCTGCACCACACGGCCAGAGAGCCTGTATATGGTTTGTGGCTCATTGAGGAACTTGGCCGGCATGGATACAAGCTAAGTCCTGGCACACTGTATCCCATACTGCACAAACTTGAGGAGGAAAGGCTTTTAAAGTCGTATTCAGAAAATGTTGGCGGGAAGATAAGAAAGTATTATAGGACAACCCCAAAGGGCATTAAGGCCCTATCTCAAATTAAAGAAAAAATAACCGAACTCATGAGCGAGGTAATGGAGTGA